A genomic window from Pantoea alhagi includes:
- a CDS encoding YheU family protein — MIIPWQDLSPETLDNLIEGFVLREGTDYGEQERSLSEKVEDVRRQLKSGEAVLVWSELHETVNIMPRGQFREG; from the coding sequence GTGATTATTCCCTGGCAAGATCTCTCCCCGGAAACCCTGGATAACCTGATTGAAGGTTTTGTACTGCGCGAAGGCACGGATTATGGCGAGCAGGAGCGCTCCCTGTCGGAAAAGGTGGAAGATGTCCGACGTCAGCTGAAAAGCGGCGAAGCCGTGCTGGTCTGGTCGGAACTGCATGAAACGGTCAATATTATGCCGCGCGGTCAGTTTCGCGAAGGATAG